From a region of the Spelaeicoccus albus genome:
- a CDS encoding hydantoinase/oxoprolinase family protein, with protein sequence MAPRRIRVGIDTGGTFTDIVGVDFASGEIVTTKTPSTPADPAVGFLDGIEKVLAKAGLTGDALTAVSHGTTVATNRLLEGKVDDLGFITTEGYPHVLEIARQSVPDGYGNSYFWVKPDRIVPADRVRTIRGRLDYTGKELRPLNEDDVRAAARFFAAAGIKTLGICLMHAYANPVHEEWARRIVLEEMPDATISISSEVLREYREYERSITTLVDAAVKPSIRDYVMHIAERLRDYTGEAGTARDVPFYVMKSNGGVLSAREVVHQPITTVLSGPAAGALGAAVVAKAAGIDRVLTCDGGGTSTDVTVVVDGEPALTTEGTIGAYPSKIPMIDVVTVGAGGGSIAWTTPEGTLRVGPASAGADPGPICYGAGGTEPTITDAHVLLGRIPPHLLGGEIPLDRDAAAAGIDELARELKLSREECAGGILEVSAWNQANALRRITVGRGLDVRDFTLVTFGGSGSLLACRLIDVLGLAGVLVPANPGNLSAYGLLTVDVRNDYVQTYVSRHDRLDAGVLAGIVESLSTEAATALTDEGFEKSEHRFARTADLRYVGQAYEVRVPLGEGPVDATLMDAAAETFHDAHRDLYGYDFRGDPSQHVEWVNVRVTGIGPIPRPEPATIPAGHGADAARTGTRRAYFDEWSDVPLYSRELLGDGDVVTGPAVIEEFSSTVPLHPGFTAVVDRFGNLTISKGA encoded by the coding sequence GTGGCACCAAGACGCATCCGGGTGGGAATCGACACCGGCGGCACATTCACCGACATCGTCGGCGTCGATTTCGCCTCGGGCGAGATCGTCACCACCAAGACGCCGTCCACCCCGGCCGACCCGGCGGTCGGGTTCCTCGACGGCATTGAAAAGGTGCTGGCGAAGGCGGGCCTGACCGGCGATGCGCTGACGGCCGTCAGTCACGGCACGACAGTCGCCACGAACAGGCTGCTCGAGGGCAAGGTCGACGACCTGGGATTCATCACCACCGAGGGATATCCGCACGTGCTGGAGATCGCCCGCCAGTCGGTGCCCGACGGGTACGGCAACTCGTATTTCTGGGTCAAGCCCGACCGGATCGTGCCGGCCGACAGGGTGCGCACCATTCGCGGTCGCCTCGACTACACCGGCAAAGAGCTGCGCCCGCTGAACGAGGACGACGTGCGTGCCGCCGCGCGATTCTTTGCCGCGGCCGGCATCAAGACTCTGGGCATCTGCCTCATGCACGCGTACGCCAATCCGGTGCACGAGGAGTGGGCGCGCCGCATTGTGCTCGAGGAGATGCCCGACGCCACCATCAGCATCTCCAGCGAGGTGTTGCGCGAATACCGCGAATACGAACGGTCCATCACGACGCTCGTGGACGCGGCGGTCAAACCGAGTATCCGCGACTACGTGATGCACATCGCCGAGCGCCTCCGCGACTACACGGGCGAGGCCGGCACGGCACGCGATGTGCCGTTTTACGTGATGAAGTCCAACGGCGGCGTCCTGTCGGCACGTGAAGTCGTGCACCAGCCCATCACCACAGTGCTGTCGGGGCCGGCGGCCGGCGCGCTCGGCGCCGCAGTCGTGGCCAAGGCCGCCGGCATCGACCGGGTGCTGACCTGCGACGGCGGCGGCACGTCGACGGATGTGACCGTCGTGGTGGACGGCGAGCCGGCGCTCACGACGGAGGGCACGATCGGGGCGTACCCGTCGAAGATCCCCATGATCGACGTGGTCACCGTCGGTGCCGGCGGCGGTTCGATCGCCTGGACGACGCCGGAGGGCACCTTGCGGGTCGGCCCGGCTTCGGCCGGCGCGGACCCGGGGCCGATCTGCTACGGCGCCGGAGGCACGGAGCCGACGATCACCGACGCGCACGTGCTGCTGGGGCGGATCCCGCCGCATCTGCTCGGCGGCGAGATCCCGCTGGACCGGGACGCCGCAGCCGCGGGCATCGACGAATTGGCACGGGAGTTGAAACTCAGCCGGGAAGAGTGCGCCGGGGGCATCCTCGAGGTCTCGGCATGGAACCAGGCGAACGCCCTGCGCCGGATCACCGTGGGGCGCGGGCTCGACGTCCGCGACTTCACGCTCGTCACGTTCGGCGGCTCCGGATCGCTCCTGGCCTGCCGCCTGATCGACGTGCTCGGACTGGCCGGCGTGCTGGTGCCCGCCAATCCCGGCAACCTATCCGCATACGGGCTGCTCACGGTCGACGTGCGCAACGATTATGTGCAGACGTACGTCAGCCGTCACGACCGGCTGGACGCCGGCGTGCTTGCCGGGATCGTCGAATCGCTGTCGACCGAAGCGGCGACGGCTCTGACCGACGAGGGCTTCGAGAAGTCCGAACACCGGTTCGCTCGCACCGCCGACCTGCGGTACGTCGGCCAAGCGTACGAGGTGCGCGTGCCCCTCGGCGAGGGCCCCGTCGATGCGACGCTGATGGATGCCGCTGCCGAAACGTTCCACGACGCCCACCGCGACCTGTACGGCTACGACTTTCGCGGCGATCCTTCGCAACACGTCGAATGGGTCAACGTGCGCGTGACCGGAATCGGGCCGATCCCGCGGCCGGAGCCGGCGACCATCCCGGCCGGGCACGGCGCCGACGCCGCACGCACCGGCACCCGGCGCGCCTACTTCGACGAGTGGTCGGACGTGCCGTTGTATTCGCGCGAACTCCTCGGCGACGGCGACGTTGTCACGGGACCGGCAGTGATCGAGGAGTTCTCGTCCACGGTGCCGCTGCACCCCGGATTCACTGCCGTCGTCGACCGGTTCGGCAATTTGACCATCAGCAAAGGAGCCTAA
- a CDS encoding hydantoinase B/oxoprolinase family protein — translation MSDTPAKTVTTFTGKPYRLTPVDAEDPDPILVEIVAGFLASVEHEVETAISRTSRSPMIRDAHDFRAGIHDRNLRKLTGRSYSALVHPVARDFPLETMRPGDVFFHNDVYLSEGGIGHLPDLCVTVPVFATRDGAEEVVAFVQAFGHHDDIGGGVPGSMPSHATSVFEEGLMVPPIKLWDQGVRNESALRIMTRNSRMPDSLAADLDAECSACLMGARRLTEMFERYGVESIESCFDAMMDATTDIYRREILSQIPEGSYVWEDYAEHDGVDEPRLHTQRITLTKTAPDDVDGERLILDFTGTGPQAAGPINHCGDYADGNFLAKWLAPILRNLAATPERMAELDVNEGIIPLIEMRFPEKGTLLTPVFPAPTNARTFVILRLLGVLAGTVAKAVDGNMPADQETIRYTGVYGDDADGKPYLMREVLGGGSGGRHYADGEDTIHVVPDSRNLPSEFTESRFPFLVEALDLACDSGGPGRYRGGLGYEKRIRMLKDAHFMSIADRSILACWGVKGGKAGTPFQVTIDPDGPHERTVDALCDDEPVAAGEIIRIRTTGGGGWGDPLTRPYDEVVRDVRWRKVSRAAARDSYGVVVTGPDEDPAVDVAASDRLREQLARPGDEPRPFFDRGPGYARLSGGRTSAEVDFV, via the coding sequence ATGTCCGATACCCCGGCAAAGACGGTCACCACGTTCACGGGCAAACCGTACCGGCTCACGCCCGTCGACGCCGAAGATCCGGACCCCATTCTTGTCGAGATCGTCGCCGGCTTCCTGGCAAGCGTCGAACACGAGGTCGAAACCGCCATTTCCCGCACCTCCCGGTCGCCGATGATCCGCGATGCCCACGATTTCCGCGCCGGGATCCACGACCGGAACCTCCGCAAGCTCACCGGCCGGTCGTACTCGGCGCTCGTGCACCCGGTGGCCAGGGACTTTCCGCTCGAAACCATGCGACCCGGCGACGTTTTCTTTCATAACGACGTCTACCTGTCCGAGGGCGGCATCGGCCACCTGCCGGACCTGTGCGTGACCGTTCCTGTGTTCGCCACGCGGGACGGCGCCGAGGAGGTCGTCGCGTTCGTGCAAGCGTTCGGACACCACGACGACATCGGCGGCGGCGTGCCCGGATCGATGCCCTCGCATGCGACAAGCGTGTTCGAAGAAGGGCTCATGGTGCCGCCCATCAAGCTATGGGATCAGGGCGTGCGCAACGAGTCCGCGCTTCGCATCATGACCCGGAATTCACGCATGCCCGACTCGCTGGCCGCCGATCTGGACGCCGAATGCTCGGCCTGTCTGATGGGTGCGCGGCGTTTGACCGAAATGTTCGAGCGCTACGGCGTGGAAAGCATCGAATCGTGCTTCGATGCGATGATGGACGCCACCACGGACATCTACCGTCGCGAGATCCTGTCGCAGATCCCGGAAGGGAGCTATGTGTGGGAGGACTACGCCGAACACGACGGCGTCGACGAGCCCCGGCTGCACACGCAGCGCATCACGTTGACCAAGACGGCGCCGGACGACGTCGACGGCGAACGGCTCATCCTCGACTTCACCGGTACCGGTCCGCAGGCGGCGGGGCCCATCAACCACTGCGGCGATTACGCCGACGGGAATTTCCTGGCCAAATGGTTGGCGCCGATCCTCCGGAACTTGGCCGCGACCCCCGAGCGGATGGCCGAACTCGACGTCAACGAAGGAATCATCCCGCTCATTGAAATGCGGTTCCCGGAAAAGGGCACGCTTCTCACTCCGGTGTTCCCGGCTCCGACGAACGCCCGCACGTTCGTCATCCTGCGGCTCCTCGGTGTGCTGGCCGGCACCGTGGCCAAGGCAGTCGACGGTAATATGCCCGCCGACCAGGAAACCATCCGGTACACGGGCGTCTACGGCGACGACGCAGACGGCAAACCGTACCTGATGCGCGAAGTGCTCGGCGGCGGCTCGGGCGGTCGGCACTATGCCGACGGCGAGGACACTATCCACGTCGTCCCGGATTCGCGGAACCTACCCAGCGAATTCACCGAGAGCCGTTTCCCGTTCCTCGTCGAAGCGCTCGACCTTGCCTGCGACTCGGGCGGCCCGGGCCGGTACCGGGGCGGGCTCGGCTACGAAAAACGCATCCGCATGCTCAAGGACGCGCATTTCATGTCGATCGCCGACCGGTCGATCCTGGCCTGCTGGGGTGTCAAAGGCGGCAAGGCCGGCACCCCGTTCCAGGTGACGATCGACCCGGACGGCCCGCACGAACGCACAGTCGACGCGCTGTGCGACGACGAACCCGTCGCAGCCGGCGAGATCATCCGCATCCGCACGACCGGCGGAGGCGGATGGGGCGATCCGCTCACCCGGCCGTACGACGAGGTCGTGCGGGACGTGCGGTGGCGCAAGGTATCCCGTGCCGCGGCTCGCGATTCGTACGGCGTCGTCGTGACGGGGCCGGACGAAGACCCGGCAGTCGACGTCGCGGCCTCCGACCGGCTCCGCGAGCAGCTGGCCCGGCCCGGCGACGAGCCCCGGCCGTTCTTCGACCGCGGCCCCGGCTATGCACGCCTGTCCGGCGGACGCACCAGCGCGGAAGTCGACTTCGTTTGA
- a CDS encoding SDR family oxidoreductase — translation MTGARGKTGRAIIRAVRDAGLDACAAPRPYRFPPVDAVYFIAPNLHPDEPGLVEDALEAARAAGVGRFVYHSVAWPYCPEMPHHLAKAEAERLVRASGLDWTILQPCAYFQNFAGVIGGDTHAIELPYSPDSRFAFIDLDDVAAVAAGMLADGTGRHRNATYELGGPEALSVAELAAACGAHYGVPVDIRRVHPPAGDEAADQADGPGPGSRLAAMFEFYDTTGFAIGGGVAGWLLGRPAHALADLLAGRSPADVDGYSEPDPSEFDITEARPKTLG, via the coding sequence GTGACCGGCGCACGCGGAAAGACCGGCCGGGCGATCATTCGCGCCGTCCGCGACGCCGGACTGGATGCGTGCGCCGCGCCGCGCCCCTACCGGTTTCCGCCGGTCGACGCCGTGTATTTCATCGCGCCGAACCTGCACCCGGACGAGCCGGGTCTCGTCGAGGACGCTCTCGAGGCGGCGCGGGCGGCCGGCGTCGGCAGGTTCGTCTACCACTCGGTGGCGTGGCCCTACTGCCCGGAAATGCCGCACCACCTGGCCAAGGCCGAGGCCGAACGGCTGGTGCGCGCCAGCGGTCTGGACTGGACGATCCTGCAGCCGTGCGCGTACTTCCAGAATTTCGCGGGCGTCATCGGCGGGGATACGCACGCCATCGAGCTGCCCTACAGTCCCGATTCCCGGTTCGCGTTCATTGACCTGGACGACGTCGCGGCAGTAGCGGCGGGCATGCTCGCCGACGGGACGGGGCGGCACCGGAACGCCACGTACGAACTCGGCGGCCCCGAGGCCTTGTCGGTCGCCGAACTTGCCGCAGCGTGCGGCGCGCATTACGGCGTACCCGTCGATATCCGCCGGGTTCACCCGCCGGCCGGAGACGAGGCGGCAGATCAGGCGGACGGCCCGGGCCCCGGCTCGCGGCTGGCCGCGATGTTCGAGTTTTACGACACGACCGGGTTTGCAATCGGCGGCGGCGTCGCCGGGTGGCTGCTCGGGCGGCCGGCGCACGCACTTGCCGATCTGTTGGCCGGCCGATCTCCGGCAGATGTTGACGGGTACTCCGAGCCGGACCCGTCAGAATTCGACATCACCGAAGCCCGGCCGAAGACATTAGGTTGA
- a CDS encoding carbamate kinase produces MRVLVALGGNAMTSPDGQARPDDQIAALTRAAGEIVRLMQAGHQVVITHGNGPQVGNLLVKNEMCADVVPPVPLDWCVGSTQATVGLILSNALDAALEDAGIDARPVTVVTRSLVDAGDPAMREPSKPVGRYLSAEDAAPLIAHGQNWEDRGERGWRRVVPSPRPTEIVEAPAIRTLLAGGHVVIAGGGGGIPVARDAAGALHGVQAVIDKDTAAVELAHAVNADVLIIATDVEHAVAGFGTDRARALGEVSPAELDELAADGHFAAGSMGPKVAAASRFVSGGGSFAVITALDLIDRAVNGAAGTVVRQPKSTQPTTKEHHG; encoded by the coding sequence GTGCGAGTCCTAGTAGCCCTTGGCGGCAATGCCATGACCTCCCCGGACGGCCAGGCGCGTCCCGACGACCAGATCGCCGCGCTCACGCGCGCGGCCGGCGAGATCGTGCGTCTCATGCAGGCCGGCCATCAGGTGGTCATTACGCACGGCAACGGGCCGCAAGTCGGCAACCTGCTGGTCAAGAACGAAATGTGCGCCGACGTCGTCCCGCCGGTCCCGCTCGACTGGTGCGTCGGATCGACCCAGGCCACCGTCGGACTCATCTTGTCCAACGCGCTCGACGCCGCCTTGGAAGACGCCGGAATCGATGCCCGCCCCGTCACCGTCGTGACCCGCTCCCTCGTCGATGCCGGCGACCCGGCCATGCGCGAACCGTCCAAACCGGTCGGCCGGTATCTGTCGGCCGAGGACGCCGCGCCGCTGATCGCGCACGGCCAGAACTGGGAAGACCGCGGCGAACGGGGCTGGCGACGCGTCGTCCCGAGCCCCCGCCCGACCGAGATCGTCGAAGCTCCGGCCATCCGCACGCTGCTGGCCGGCGGTCACGTCGTCATTGCCGGCGGCGGAGGCGGCATCCCCGTCGCCCGCGACGCAGCCGGCGCCCTGCACGGCGTCCAAGCAGTGATCGACAAGGACACGGCGGCCGTCGAACTCGCCCACGCCGTCAATGCGGACGTCCTCATCATCGCCACCGACGTGGAACACGCAGTCGCCGGCTTCGGCACCGACCGGGCGCGGGCCCTGGGCGAGGTGAGCCCGGCCGAGCTCGACGAGCTGGCGGCCGACGGACATTTCGCGGCCGGCTCGATGGGGCCCAAGGTCGCCGCGGCGTCCCGCTTCGTGTCCGGCGGCGGCAGCTTTGCCGTCATCACGGCACTTGACCTGATCGACCGGGCAGTCAACGGCGCCGCCGGCACCGTCGTCCGCCAGCCGAAGAGTACCCAACCCACAACGAAGGAGCACCATGGCTAA
- a CDS encoding ring-opening amidohydrolase → MANAPQPIEVRKVTLGGVSDASGLADLIDDGIIEADRVIAVIGKTEGNGGVNDYTRILADRAFREVIVDKGTRSADEVAQIPIVWSGGTDGIISPHATIFATTSAESAPQTDEPRLTVGFAMSDTLLPEEIGYVPMVRKVADAVKAAMAEAGITDPADVHYVQTKTPLLTIHTIRDAKSRGHQVWTEQTLESMDLSNGTTALGIAYALGETDLPTDDDIMNNRDLYSAVASCSSGVELDRAQVVVVGNARGVGGRYRIGHSVMKDALDADGVWAAIKDAGLDLPDRPHPDDLGGRVVNAFLKCEASQDGTVRGRRNAMLDDSDVHWHRQIKAAVGGVTAAVTGDPAIFVSVSAAHQGPEGGGPVAAIVDLGDEPTGYPR, encoded by the coding sequence ATGGCTAACGCACCGCAGCCGATCGAAGTCCGCAAGGTCACCCTTGGAGGGGTGTCGGACGCGTCCGGTCTTGCCGACCTGATCGACGACGGCATCATCGAAGCCGACCGAGTCATCGCCGTCATCGGCAAGACCGAGGGCAACGGCGGCGTGAACGACTACACGCGCATCCTCGCCGACCGTGCCTTCCGCGAGGTCATCGTCGACAAGGGGACGCGATCGGCCGATGAGGTCGCCCAGATCCCGATCGTCTGGTCCGGCGGCACCGACGGCATCATCAGCCCGCATGCCACGATCTTCGCCACGACGTCTGCCGAGTCGGCTCCACAGACCGACGAACCGCGGCTCACCGTCGGCTTCGCCATGTCCGACACGCTGCTGCCGGAAGAGATCGGGTACGTGCCGATGGTGCGCAAGGTCGCCGACGCCGTCAAGGCGGCGATGGCCGAAGCGGGTATCACCGACCCTGCGGACGTGCACTACGTGCAGACGAAGACGCCGCTGCTGACGATCCACACCATCCGCGACGCGAAGTCGCGCGGTCACCAGGTCTGGACCGAGCAGACTCTCGAATCAATGGACTTGTCGAACGGCACCACTGCGCTGGGCATCGCGTACGCCCTGGGCGAGACCGATCTGCCCACCGACGACGACATCATGAACAACCGCGATCTGTATTCCGCGGTGGCCTCCTGCTCGTCCGGCGTCGAGCTCGATCGCGCCCAGGTCGTTGTCGTCGGTAACGCGCGCGGCGTCGGCGGCCGATACCGCATCGGGCACTCGGTGATGAAGGATGCGCTGGACGCCGACGGCGTGTGGGCTGCCATCAAGGATGCCGGGCTCGACTTGCCGGACCGGCCGCACCCGGACGACCTGGGCGGCCGCGTCGTCAATGCGTTCTTGAAATGCGAAGCGAGCCAGGACGGCACGGTTCGCGGCCGCCGCAATGCCATGCTCGACGATTCGGACGTGCACTGGCACCGGCAGATCAAGGCGGCCGTTGGCGGCGTGACTGCCGCAGTCACCGGCGACCCGGCGATTTTCGTCTCGGTCTCGGCTGCCCATCAGGGTCCCGAAGGCGGCGGCCCGGTCGCGGCGATCGTCGACCTGGGCGACGAGCCGACCGGCTACCCGCGCTAA
- a CDS encoding siderophore-interacting protein, translating into MTAVPPYRAFRVQVAATEKLSPHFVRVTLSGPELADFRTDAPDQRLKIILPPTPGAPIEFPEGPDWYQQYLQMPEERRPIMRTYTVRSATGSQIDVDFVLHGDAGPASRWVAAAEPGDEIMVFGPNRQYEGPISGYAWVGVDDGTEVLLAGDETAVPAIAGILDELKPGVHGAAYLEVPTKDDVLPVCPPPGVAVHWLPRTGGQPVGRRLVETITQAGFAPTPDDGDDDESVLWDVGEWTHESPFVAWLAGEAATIKTLRRHLVRERNIDKRAVAFMGYWKYGRPES; encoded by the coding sequence ATGACTGCAGTGCCTCCGTATCGAGCGTTTCGCGTCCAAGTCGCGGCCACGGAGAAGCTCAGCCCGCATTTCGTCCGCGTCACGCTGTCGGGCCCCGAGCTTGCGGATTTTCGCACCGATGCGCCAGATCAACGGCTGAAGATCATCCTGCCGCCGACCCCGGGAGCGCCAATCGAGTTCCCGGAAGGGCCCGATTGGTACCAGCAGTACTTGCAAATGCCCGAGGAGCGGCGGCCGATCATGCGCACGTACACGGTGCGCTCCGCGACCGGTTCCCAGATCGACGTCGACTTCGTTCTGCACGGTGATGCGGGCCCGGCCTCCCGATGGGTGGCCGCGGCCGAGCCTGGCGACGAAATCATGGTGTTCGGCCCGAACCGTCAATACGAGGGACCGATCAGCGGATACGCCTGGGTCGGAGTCGACGACGGCACCGAAGTGTTGCTGGCCGGCGATGAAACGGCGGTCCCCGCGATTGCCGGAATCCTCGACGAGCTCAAACCCGGCGTGCACGGTGCCGCCTACCTGGAAGTGCCCACGAAGGACGACGTCCTGCCGGTGTGCCCGCCGCCGGGCGTGGCGGTGCATTGGCTACCGCGCACCGGCGGTCAACCTGTCGGGCGTCGGCTGGTCGAGACGATCACGCAGGCCGGTTTCGCTCCGACGCCGGACGACGGTGATGACGACGAGAGCGTGTTGTGGGACGTCGGCGAATGGACCCACGAGTCGCCGTTCGTGGCATGGCTCGCCGGTGAGGCGGCCACTATCAAGACGCTGCGGCGCCATTTGGTGCGCGAACGCAATATCGACAAGCGAGCCGTGGCGTTCATGGGCTATTGGAAGTACGGCCGCCCCGAGTCCTAA
- a CDS encoding DEAD/DEAH box helicase: MTLPMPEPGHTDTSDDEIFFGFEEWCSGRGLELYPAQEEAVLEAVSGSNVIVSTPTGSGKSLIALGAHYAALRRGLRTYYTAPLKALVSEKFFALVDVFGAENVGMMTGDVAVNSGAPIVCATAEIVANLALRHGSEADMGQVVMDEFHFYGDPQRGWAWQVPLIELPHVQFVLMSATLGDVTELAADLTRRTGRHTAEVTSTERPVPLYYYYSELPPLDQVDELLGSGGAPVYIVHFAQAAALERAQALSAAGVADRADRDNIAEAIGAFRFTTSFGKTLSRLLRLGVGVHHAGMLPKYRRLVEQLAQQGLLKVICGTDTLGVGINVPIRTVLFTGLTKFDGVRTRQLSVREFQQIAGRAGRAGYDDAGTVVVQAPEHVIENRKQLEKAGDDAKKRRKITRKKAPEGFVSWGLGSFERLRDGVPEPLTGHMTINHSMVINLLARGGDVLSAARHLLEDNHESRRRQLELMKAGLRIYRSLRAAGIVDRVETTRGVRLELTAELQPNFALNQPLSPFAVAALELLDPEDPGYALDVVSVIEATLDNPRAVLSGQLKLAKGEAVAEMKAAGIEYEERMERLDEVTYPKPLGELLAESYEYYRAGQPWITDFEIEPKSVVRDLYERAMTFTEYVAYYRLTRTEGALLRYLADAYRALRQTVPDEKKDSATLDIIEWLGELVRQIDSSLFDEWAAMGERGDAEAVDEEVRAPTAETGVTANTRAFMVLVRNALFRRVDLAARDDDAALGEMDAGAGWNMHRWRTALDGYYDKFDWIGTGADARSPAMLLIDKEAEVWRLRQIFDDPDGDHDWGISADVDLPASDEAGYAVIRVTAVGEL, from the coding sequence ATGACCCTACCGATGCCGGAGCCCGGCCACACCGATACCAGCGACGACGAGATCTTCTTCGGATTCGAAGAATGGTGCTCCGGGCGCGGCCTGGAACTCTATCCGGCGCAGGAAGAGGCAGTTCTCGAGGCGGTGTCCGGTTCGAACGTGATCGTATCGACTCCGACCGGGTCCGGGAAGAGCCTGATAGCGCTGGGAGCGCATTATGCGGCACTGCGCCGCGGCCTGCGCACGTACTACACGGCACCGCTCAAGGCATTGGTCTCGGAGAAATTCTTCGCCCTGGTGGACGTGTTCGGCGCCGAAAACGTGGGCATGATGACCGGTGACGTCGCCGTGAACTCCGGGGCCCCGATAGTGTGCGCCACGGCGGAGATCGTTGCCAATTTGGCGTTGCGGCACGGTAGCGAAGCGGATATGGGGCAAGTCGTCATGGACGAGTTCCATTTTTACGGCGATCCGCAGCGCGGGTGGGCATGGCAGGTGCCGCTGATCGAATTGCCGCACGTGCAGTTCGTTCTCATGTCGGCGACGCTGGGCGACGTCACCGAACTGGCCGCCGATCTCACGCGCCGAACAGGCAGGCATACGGCCGAGGTCACATCGACCGAACGGCCGGTACCGTTGTACTACTATTACTCGGAACTTCCGCCGCTCGACCAGGTGGACGAACTGCTTGGCTCCGGAGGGGCGCCGGTCTACATCGTGCACTTCGCGCAGGCTGCCGCACTCGAACGTGCCCAGGCCCTGTCGGCGGCCGGCGTCGCCGATCGTGCCGATCGGGACAACATCGCGGAAGCGATCGGCGCGTTCCGCTTCACCACAAGCTTCGGCAAGACGCTCTCGCGGCTGTTGCGGCTGGGCGTCGGCGTCCACCACGCCGGCATGCTGCCGAAATACCGCCGACTGGTCGAACAGCTTGCGCAACAAGGCCTTCTGAAGGTCATTTGCGGAACCGACACGCTCGGCGTCGGTATCAACGTGCCCATACGCACGGTCCTGTTCACGGGGCTGACCAAATTCGACGGCGTCCGCACCCGTCAGCTCAGCGTGCGCGAGTTCCAGCAGATCGCCGGCCGCGCGGGCCGTGCCGGGTACGACGATGCCGGCACGGTCGTGGTGCAAGCCCCCGAGCATGTCATCGAGAACCGTAAACAGCTGGAAAAGGCCGGGGACGACGCGAAAAAGCGTCGCAAGATCACGCGGAAGAAGGCGCCCGAGGGGTTTGTCTCTTGGGGGCTGGGGAGCTTCGAACGGCTGCGGGACGGCGTACCGGAACCGTTGACCGGGCACATGACCATCAACCATTCCATGGTCATCAATCTGTTGGCCCGCGGCGGCGATGTGCTGTCGGCGGCCAGGCATCTTTTGGAGGACAATCACGAATCTCGGCGCCGGCAGCTCGAGTTGATGAAGGCGGGCCTACGGATCTACCGGAGTCTCCGTGCGGCCGGCATCGTGGACAGGGTGGAGACCACGCGCGGCGTCCGCCTCGAGCTGACGGCCGAGCTGCAACCGAACTTCGCGCTCAACCAGCCGTTGTCGCCGTTCGCCGTGGCGGCGCTCGAACTGCTGGACCCCGAGGATCCCGGATACGCACTGGATGTCGTGTCGGTGATCGAGGCGACGCTCGATAACCCGCGGGCCGTGCTGTCCGGACAGCTGAAGCTCGCCAAGGGCGAGGCAGTGGCGGAAATGAAGGCGGCCGGCATCGAGTACGAGGAACGGATGGAGCGGCTCGACGAGGTGACGTATCCGAAGCCGCTGGGCGAATTGCTTGCCGAGAGCTATGAGTACTATCGCGCCGGCCAGCCGTGGATCACGGACTTCGAAATCGAACCCAAATCGGTGGTGCGCGATCTGTACGAACGCGCCATGACGTTCACCGAGTACGTGGCCTACTACCGGTTGACGCGCACCGAGGGGGCGCTGCTTCGGTATCTGGCCGACGCCTACCGAGCCCTGCGGCAGACGGTGCCGGACGAGAAGAAGGACTCGGCAACGCTCGACATCATCGAATGGCTGGGAGAACTGGTTCGGCAAATCGATTCGAGCCTGTTCGATGAGTGGGCCGCAATGGGGGAGCGCGGCGATGCGGAGGCCGTCGACGAGGAGGTCCGTGCTCCGACTGCGGAAACCGGCGTCACGGCAAATACCCGCGCTTTCATGGTGCTGGTGCGCAATGCCTTGTTCCGCCGCGTCGACCTGGCGGCCCGCGATGACGATGCAGCGCTGGGGGAGATGGACGCCGGGGCCGGCTGGAACATGCACCGGTGGCGTACTGCCTTGGACGGCTACTACGACAAATTCGATTGGATCGGTACCGGGGCCGATGCACGCAGCCCGGCAATGCTCCTTATCGACAAGGAAGCAGAAGTGTGGCGGCTCCGCCAGATCTTCGACGATCCGGACGGCGACCATGACTGGGGCATCAGCGCGGACGTCGATCTGCCGGCGTCCGACGAGGCAGGGTACGCCGTTATCCGAGTGACGGCCGTCGGTGAGCTTTAG
- a CDS encoding YciI family protein, translating to MSVFLVLYTYGADDATRMEVRPKHRAWLSTQQETGALLAAGAYSDDKPAGAGLVIEAESEDAVRELLTHDPYRAAGVIDNTEIRQWGLVLGTWTE from the coding sequence ATGTCAGTGTTCCTCGTGTTGTACACGTACGGCGCCGATGATGCGACTCGGATGGAGGTGCGCCCCAAGCACCGTGCCTGGCTGTCGACGCAGCAGGAAACCGGCGCGCTTCTCGCAGCCGGCGCCTACTCGGACGATAAACCGGCCGGCGCGGGGCTCGTGATCGAGGCCGAGTCCGAGGACGCCGTGCGCGAACTGCTCACGCACGACCCGTACCGTGCGGCCGGCGTCATTGACAACACCGAGATCCGGCAATGGGGCTTGGTCCTCGGAACCTGGACGGAGTAA